Proteins from a single region of Streptomyces sp. TN58:
- a CDS encoding class I SAM-dependent methyltransferase — protein sequence MTAPGGTAARIPARGPWRDDPYATALHAGQGPLFLRRTDGRLMPLEVERWLADADAGDESVLARCRGAVLDVGCGPGRLVAALAERGHRALGVDVSPAAVTSTVRRGGTALCRSVFGPLPGEGRWTTVLLIDGNIGIGGDPVALLDRAAELLAPGGRVIAEAAPVEVDERCEVRLDDGRGTLGVPFPWARVGPESLSRHAGRAGLTPLHRWTLAGRTFTELAGAPAPAAAGGTAATRA from the coding sequence GTGACCGCCCCCGGCGGGACGGCCGCGCGGATACCGGCCCGCGGGCCCTGGCGGGACGACCCGTACGCCACGGCCCTGCACGCCGGTCAGGGCCCCCTCTTCCTGCGCCGCACGGACGGCCGGCTGATGCCGCTGGAGGTGGAGCGGTGGCTCGCGGACGCGGACGCGGGCGACGAGAGCGTCCTCGCCCGCTGCCGGGGCGCCGTGCTCGACGTCGGCTGCGGCCCCGGCCGGCTGGTGGCGGCCCTGGCCGAGCGCGGCCACCGGGCCCTGGGCGTGGACGTCAGCCCGGCCGCGGTGACCAGCACCGTCCGGCGCGGCGGCACGGCGCTGTGCAGGTCGGTCTTCGGACCACTGCCCGGCGAGGGACGCTGGACCACGGTCCTGCTCATCGACGGCAACATCGGCATCGGCGGCGATCCGGTGGCCCTCCTCGACCGGGCCGCCGAACTCCTCGCCCCCGGCGGCCGTGTGATCGCCGAAGCCGCCCCGGTCGAGGTGGACGAGCGGTGCGAGGTCCGCCTCGACGACGGCCGCGGCACCCTCGGCGTCCCCTTCCCCTGGGCCCGCGTCGGCCCCGAGTCCCTCAGCCGCCACGCCGGCCGGGCCGGCTTGACGCCCCTGCACCGCTGGACCCTGGCCGGGCGGACCTTCACCGAACTCGCCGGCGCTCCCGCCCCTGCCGCCGCCGGAGGAACAGCAGCGACGCGAGCGT
- a CDS encoding TIGR04282 family arsenosugar biosynthesis glycosyltransferase: protein MTALLVIAKEPVPGRVKTRLTPPFTPDEAAALAGAALADTLEAAAATPAARHLLFLDGSPGPWLPPRFDVRPQCLGPLDVRLAAAFADCGGPALLVGMDTPQVTPDLLGPALAFDRYDAWFGPAADGGFWALGLADPDPALLLGVPMSVPDTGAVQYERLRAARLRIGLLPVLRDVDTAADARAVAALPPHGRFAALHARLTASPEAVR from the coding sequence GTGACAGCCCTGCTGGTCATCGCCAAGGAACCCGTGCCCGGCCGGGTCAAGACCCGCCTCACCCCTCCGTTCACCCCCGACGAGGCGGCGGCCCTGGCCGGGGCGGCACTGGCGGACACCCTGGAAGCGGCGGCCGCCACCCCGGCCGCCCGCCACCTGCTCTTCCTCGACGGTTCCCCCGGACCGTGGCTGCCGCCCCGCTTCGACGTGCGGCCCCAGTGCCTCGGACCACTCGACGTCCGCCTCGCCGCCGCCTTCGCCGACTGCGGCGGCCCGGCCCTGCTCGTCGGCATGGACACCCCGCAGGTCACCCCCGACCTCCTGGGCCCCGCCCTGGCGTTCGACCGGTACGACGCCTGGTTCGGACCGGCGGCCGACGGCGGGTTCTGGGCCCTGGGGCTGGCCGACCCGGACCCGGCCCTCCTGCTGGGCGTACCCATGTCGGTGCCCGACACCGGGGCGGTGCAGTACGAGCGGCTACGCGCGGCCCGGCTCCGGATCGGCCTGCTGCCGGTGCTGCGTGACGTCGACACGGCCGCCGACGCCCGTGCGGTCGCGGCCCTGCCCCCGCACGGCCGGTTCGCCGCCCTGCACGCCCGGCTGACCGCGTCGCCCGAGGCCGTACGGTGA
- a CDS encoding glycosyltransferase family 2 protein, with product MTDHPPAGSEADVVLPCLNEAGALPWVLSRIPAGWRALVVDNGSTDGSADIARSLGATVVNETRRGFGAACHAGLLASRAEFVCFCDCDASLDPALLPGFVAAIADGGADLVLGRRRPRGRGAWPAHARAGNLALSRMLRHRTGLRLHDLGPLRAARREALLALDLTDRRSGYPLQMVVRAADAGWRIREEDVPYLPRSGKSKVTGTWRGTWQAVRDMRAVLAEPPRTACAVPPAGGAR from the coding sequence GTGACCGATCATCCTCCCGCGGGCAGCGAAGCGGACGTCGTCCTTCCCTGCCTGAACGAGGCCGGGGCACTGCCCTGGGTCCTCTCCCGCATCCCCGCCGGCTGGCGCGCCCTGGTCGTCGACAACGGCTCCACCGACGGATCGGCGGACATCGCCCGCTCCCTCGGAGCCACCGTCGTGAACGAGACCCGGCGCGGCTTCGGCGCAGCCTGCCACGCCGGACTGCTCGCCTCCAGAGCCGAGTTCGTCTGCTTCTGCGACTGCGACGCCTCCCTCGACCCCGCGCTGCTGCCCGGCTTCGTCGCCGCGATCGCCGACGGCGGCGCGGACCTGGTCCTCGGCCGCCGCCGACCGCGGGGCCGCGGCGCCTGGCCCGCGCACGCACGGGCCGGAAACCTGGCCCTGTCCCGGATGCTGCGGCACCGTACCGGCCTGCGCCTGCACGACCTGGGACCGCTGCGGGCCGCCCGGCGCGAGGCCCTGCTCGCCCTGGACCTCACCGACCGGCGCTCCGGATACCCGCTGCAGATGGTCGTCCGGGCCGCCGACGCCGGCTGGCGGATCCGCGAGGAGGACGTCCCGTACCTGCCCCGGTCCGGGAAGTCCAAGGTGACCGGCACCTGGCGCGGCACCTGGCAGGCGGTCCGCGACATGCGGGCCGTCCTCGCCGAGCCGCCCCGCACCGCCTGCGCGGTCCCGCCCGCGGGAGGTGCCCGGTGA
- a CDS encoding response regulator transcription factor, translating to MSTPAPPARILVVDDDPTVAEVVTGYLRRAGHTVDHAADGPAALVLAARGAPDLVVLDLMLPGLDGLEVCRRLRADRPVPVIMLTARGTEDDRIAGLELGADDYVTKPFSPRELVLRVESVLRRSRRGTEGGEERERRAPLRAAGIVVDPADRRAAKDGRELALTLREFDLLAHFMAKPGRAHSREELMRDVWGWEFGDLSTVTVHVRRLRAKIEADPAAPLLIQTVWGVGYRFEAGAPDVPDATETPDAPDPAGRGGAEGVRP from the coding sequence ATGAGCACGCCTGCACCCCCCGCCCGGATCCTCGTCGTGGACGACGACCCGACCGTCGCGGAGGTCGTCACCGGATACCTCCGCAGGGCCGGCCATACCGTCGACCATGCCGCCGACGGCCCCGCCGCCCTCGTCCTGGCCGCCCGCGGCGCACCCGACCTGGTCGTCCTGGACCTGATGCTGCCGGGCCTCGACGGGCTGGAGGTGTGCCGGCGGCTGCGTGCCGACCGGCCGGTGCCGGTGATCATGCTGACGGCCCGTGGGACGGAGGACGACCGGATCGCCGGCCTCGAACTGGGCGCCGACGACTACGTCACCAAGCCGTTCAGCCCGCGCGAGCTGGTGCTGCGGGTCGAGTCCGTACTGCGCCGCAGCCGGCGCGGTACGGAGGGCGGCGAGGAGCGGGAGCGGCGCGCCCCGCTGCGCGCGGCGGGGATCGTCGTCGACCCGGCCGACCGGCGGGCGGCCAAGGACGGGCGCGAACTGGCGCTCACCTTGCGGGAGTTCGACCTCCTGGCCCACTTCATGGCGAAGCCCGGCCGGGCGCACAGCCGTGAGGAGCTGATGCGGGACGTGTGGGGGTGGGAGTTCGGTGACCTCTCCACGGTCACCGTGCACGTCCGCCGGCTCCGCGCGAAGATCGAGGCCGATCCGGCTGCGCCGCTGCTGATCCAGACGGTGTGGGGTGTCGGGTACCGCTTCGAGGCCGGCGCGCCGGATGTCCCGGATGCCACGGAGACCCCGGATGCCCCGGACCCGGCGGGTCGCGGCGGGGCGGAAGGGGTGCGGCCGTGA
- a CDS encoding sensor histidine kinase yields the protein MKDVLLIALFALAGAVCAGAAGALALRLLRRRSVAVSLTVVAAVAVTAMLAGTLAVAWAMFLSPHDLTVVTLVVAMAAVVSLATALLMGRWVVARSHDLALAAREFGEDGDFTTPSGPATAELASLAGELASTSARLAASRERERALETSRRELVAWISHDLRTPLAGLRAMAEALEDGVASDPARYHRQIRTEVERLDTMVGDLFELSRIHAGTLALAPSRISLRDLAADALLGADPLAREHGVRLRGEDIAHVPVEVDGKEMTRVLANLLVNAIRHTPADGTVALAVARREDSAVLSVTDACGGIAEDDLPRVFDTGWRGSPARTPPSGAGLGLAIVRGIVEAHAGRADVHNVPGGCRFEVTLPLA from the coding sequence GTGAAGGACGTCCTGCTCATCGCCCTGTTCGCGCTCGCCGGCGCGGTGTGCGCGGGGGCGGCGGGGGCGCTGGCCCTGCGGCTGCTGCGGCGCCGGTCGGTCGCGGTGTCCCTGACGGTGGTCGCGGCCGTGGCGGTCACGGCCATGCTGGCCGGCACCCTCGCCGTGGCGTGGGCGATGTTCCTGTCGCCGCACGACCTCACGGTGGTCACCCTGGTCGTGGCGATGGCGGCGGTGGTGTCGCTGGCCACGGCCCTGCTGATGGGCCGCTGGGTGGTGGCCCGCAGCCACGACCTCGCGCTCGCCGCCCGGGAGTTCGGGGAGGACGGCGACTTCACGACGCCGTCGGGACCCGCGACCGCCGAACTGGCGAGCCTGGCCGGCGAACTCGCGTCGACCAGCGCCAGACTGGCCGCCTCCCGGGAGAGGGAGCGCGCCCTGGAGACCTCCCGCCGTGAACTGGTCGCCTGGATCTCCCACGACCTGCGCACCCCGCTCGCCGGGCTGCGCGCGATGGCGGAGGCGCTGGAGGACGGCGTCGCCTCCGATCCGGCCCGCTACCACCGGCAGATCCGCACGGAGGTCGAGCGCCTCGACACCATGGTCGGGGACCTGTTCGAACTGTCCCGCATCCATGCCGGAACGCTGGCTCTGGCGCCCAGCCGCATCTCTCTGCGGGATCTGGCGGCCGATGCCCTGCTGGGCGCCGATCCGCTCGCCCGGGAGCACGGGGTGCGGCTGCGCGGCGAGGACATCGCGCATGTGCCCGTCGAGGTGGACGGCAAGGAGATGACCCGGGTCCTGGCCAACCTCCTCGTCAACGCCATCCGCCACACACCCGCCGACGGCACCGTGGCCCTGGCCGTGGCGCGCCGGGAGGACTCCGCCGTGCTGTCCGTCACCGACGCGTGCGGAGGGATCGCCGAGGACGACCTGCCGCGTGTGTTCGACACCGGTTGGCGGGGCAGTCCGGCCCGCACGCCGCCGTCCGGGGCGGGGCTCGGGCTGGCGATCGTACGGGGCATCGTGGAGGCCCACGCCGGCCGGGCGGACGTCCACAACGTGCCCGGCGGCTGCCGTTTCGAGGTGACCCTGCCGCTCGCCTGA
- a CDS encoding NAD-dependent epimerase/dehydratase family protein — protein sequence MRVLVTGGAGFIGAQVVEVLRDLGHEPVVFDALLPAAHPAEPALPDAEFLRGDVRDADAVRSALRRVDAVCHQAAMVGLGKDFADAPAYVSCNDLGTAVLLAGMAEAGVRRFVQAGSMVVYGEGRYDCPAHGVVRPGPRAARDLREGRFEPRCPSCGAALAPGLTAEDAPPDPRNVYATTKLAQEHLAASWARATGGAAVSLRYHNVYGPGMPRDTPYAGVASFFRSALARGEAPRVYEDGGQRRDFIHVRDVARANAAALAALAAPSPAHGGRHTAYNTGSGEPHTVGETAAELARAHGGPEPVVTGEFRLGDVRHITADSARLRRELGWRPEVGFAEGMAEFAASRQRAASTGR from the coding sequence ATGCGTGTACTGGTGACAGGAGGCGCCGGGTTCATCGGCGCCCAGGTGGTGGAAGTCCTGCGGGACCTGGGGCATGAGCCGGTGGTGTTCGACGCGTTGCTGCCGGCCGCCCATCCGGCGGAGCCCGCGCTCCCGGACGCGGAGTTCCTGCGCGGGGACGTCCGGGACGCCGACGCCGTGCGGAGCGCCCTGCGGAGGGTGGACGCCGTGTGCCACCAGGCCGCCATGGTGGGCCTCGGGAAGGACTTCGCGGACGCCCCGGCCTACGTGTCGTGCAACGACCTGGGCACAGCCGTGCTGCTGGCGGGCATGGCCGAGGCCGGTGTGCGCAGGTTCGTCCAGGCCGGGTCGATGGTGGTGTACGGCGAGGGCCGGTACGACTGCCCCGCACACGGTGTGGTCCGGCCCGGCCCGCGTGCGGCCCGGGACCTGCGCGAGGGCCGGTTCGAGCCGCGCTGCCCGAGCTGCGGCGCCGCACTGGCACCGGGGCTGACGGCGGAGGACGCCCCGCCGGATCCGCGCAACGTCTACGCGACGACGAAGCTGGCGCAGGAGCACCTGGCCGCCTCCTGGGCGCGGGCCACGGGCGGCGCGGCGGTCTCCCTGCGCTACCACAACGTCTACGGTCCCGGGATGCCCCGGGACACCCCGTACGCGGGCGTGGCCTCCTTCTTCCGCTCGGCCCTCGCCCGGGGCGAGGCGCCCCGGGTCTACGAGGACGGGGGCCAGCGCAGGGACTTCATCCACGTACGGGACGTGGCGCGGGCCAACGCGGCGGCGCTGGCCGCCCTGGCGGCGCCGTCGCCCGCACACGGCGGCCGGCACACCGCCTACAACACGGGCAGCGGAGAACCGCACACCGTCGGGGAGACGGCGGCGGAGCTGGCGCGCGCCCACGGCGGGCCGGAGCCGGTGGTGACGGGGGAGTTCCGGCTGGGGGACGTCCGGCACATCACGGCCGATTCCGCCCGTCTGCGCAGGGAGCTGGGCTGGCGGCCGGAGGTCGGTTTCGCCGAGGGGATGGCGGAGTTCGCCGCGTCGCGGCAGCGGGCGGCGTCCACAGGCCGGTGA
- a CDS encoding methyltransferase: MHSEPHFTLPTATMTEPAVDDAGRLRATAAFVREQETSELLSRVLPGLGGPELRALTDRCRFAHAAVLVFPPDEDTLRGELAACGLPADAPAQPSVVVRERLAARHRRDLADLDVRILRPEVRGPAGEHRAVEVFALTVPPASGLSPIAADERRREHEAHLAFDVVHPDPLVLRGLLASLARQGATADGGGYNLHEDGTVFYFTAPAETKTAYRRMELYASGDHRDVLAEHLGRPGAATDPAPQQGEQQPAETLLRLLTGAWTTQALAACAQLRLPEAMDRHTGTRTADLARTVGAHPESLATLLRYLAMLGVVRDGPDGFRLTGVGALLDARAAGSMRPLALMYGGPFYQSFAHLAHTVRSGQPGFDHLYGENHFDHFARDSELAALFDQSMVSSAPIFDPLPEHPVLTAAATAPGRPRTVVDIAGGTGELLARILTAHPTLRGILLERPQVVAAARTRLAATPAGGRCAFRAGDFADVPAGGDVYVLSRVLHDWDDDRCRGILRHCADAMPAHADLLIVERLLPADSRPSLATAWDLHMMCNTGGRERTAGHYARLLEDCGLTLVGHTPLALGAHTLHARRT, translated from the coding sequence ATGCACTCCGAACCTCACTTCACCCTGCCCACCGCCACGATGACGGAGCCCGCCGTCGACGACGCGGGGCGGCTGCGCGCGACGGCCGCGTTCGTGCGCGAACAGGAAACCTCCGAGCTGCTCTCCCGGGTACTGCCCGGACTCGGCGGTCCCGAACTGCGGGCCCTGACGGACCGGTGCCGCTTCGCGCACGCCGCCGTGCTCGTGTTCCCGCCCGACGAGGACACGCTGCGCGGCGAACTCGCGGCGTGCGGGCTGCCCGCCGACGCTCCGGCCCAGCCCAGCGTCGTCGTCCGCGAACGCCTCGCCGCACGCCACCGCCGCGACCTCGCCGATCTTGACGTAAGGATTCTCCGCCCCGAGGTCCGCGGCCCCGCCGGAGAGCACCGGGCGGTCGAGGTGTTCGCGCTGACCGTCCCGCCCGCATCCGGGCTGTCCCCGATCGCCGCCGACGAACGCCGCCGGGAACACGAGGCGCACCTCGCCTTCGACGTCGTACACCCCGACCCGCTGGTGCTGCGGGGACTCCTGGCGAGCCTGGCGCGGCAGGGTGCGACCGCCGACGGCGGCGGCTACAACCTGCACGAGGACGGCACCGTCTTCTACTTCACCGCCCCCGCCGAGACGAAGACGGCGTACCGGCGCATGGAGCTGTACGCGAGCGGCGACCACCGCGACGTACTGGCCGAGCACCTCGGCCGGCCCGGCGCCGCGACCGACCCCGCACCACAGCAGGGCGAGCAGCAGCCGGCGGAAACGCTCCTGCGGCTGCTGACCGGCGCCTGGACCACCCAGGCCCTGGCCGCGTGCGCACAGCTGCGGCTCCCCGAGGCCATGGACCGCCACACCGGCACCCGCACCGCGGACCTCGCGCGGACCGTCGGCGCCCACCCGGAGAGCCTGGCCACCCTGCTGCGCTACCTGGCCATGCTGGGCGTGGTCCGCGACGGCCCCGACGGTTTCCGCCTCACCGGCGTCGGCGCGCTCCTGGACGCGCGGGCAGCCGGCTCGATGCGGCCCCTGGCGCTGATGTACGGCGGCCCCTTCTACCAGTCCTTCGCGCACCTCGCGCACACCGTCCGCAGCGGACAGCCCGGCTTCGACCACCTCTACGGCGAGAACCACTTCGACCACTTCGCCCGCGACAGCGAACTCGCCGCCCTCTTCGACCAGTCGATGGTGTCCAGCGCCCCCATCTTCGACCCCCTCCCCGAACACCCGGTCCTCACCGCCGCCGCCACCGCCCCCGGCCGCCCCCGTACCGTCGTCGACATCGCCGGCGGCACCGGAGAACTCCTCGCCCGCATCCTGACCGCCCACCCCACCCTGCGCGGCATCCTCCTCGAACGCCCCCAGGTGGTCGCGGCCGCCCGCACACGGCTGGCCGCCACCCCCGCCGGCGGACGCTGCGCCTTCCGTGCGGGCGACTTCGCGGACGTCCCCGCCGGCGGCGACGTCTACGTCCTGTCCCGCGTCCTGCACGACTGGGACGACGACCGCTGCCGGGGCATCCTGCGCCACTGCGCCGACGCCATGCCCGCACACGCCGACCTCCTCATCGTCGAACGCCTCCTGCCGGCCGACTCCCGCCCCTCCCTCGCCACCGCGTGGGACCTCCACATGATGTGCAACACCGGCGGCCGCGAACGCACCGCCGGCCACTACGCCCGGCTGCTCGAAGACTGCGGCCTGACCCTCGTCGGCCACACCCCGCTCGCCCTCGGCGCCCACACCCTCCACGCCCGCAGGACGTGA
- a CDS encoding 4-hydroxybenzoate 3-monooxygenase yields the protein MTESQYAAVAQDSADVVVIGAGPAGLVLGNLLLRRGVDCVVLERAGREDVSKRARAGFLAANTVRILARNGLDDGLRRRGREHSVCEFRTEDGRFRLDYRHLGRGEPHTVYPQHELVADLQDRFIDAGGTVLFDTEAVAVADADGPTPSVTVRDGDGRPVRWRARFVAACDGRHGAGRRSIPPGTVHRHHRDHGVTWLGLLAEAPPSLDAVGYALHPGGFAGHMARSAEITRYYLQCERGTRADAWPEERIWDELALRLRAAEYGPLRRGPFLQRTVLDLESDVLEPLRHGSLFLVGDAAALISPSAAKGANLAVLEAEILAHALTDALVHGDPGPIDRYSERCLVHIWRAQEFSHWMVRLLHDASDAEGASLFQERLRRSRITSLRTSPTQQDWFADNYVGI from the coding sequence GTGACAGAGAGTCAATATGCCGCAGTCGCCCAGGACTCGGCCGATGTGGTCGTCATCGGAGCCGGCCCCGCCGGCCTGGTGCTGGGAAACCTCTTACTCCGCCGCGGTGTCGACTGCGTCGTCCTGGAACGCGCAGGCCGCGAAGACGTGTCGAAACGCGCACGGGCCGGCTTCCTCGCCGCGAACACCGTGCGGATCCTGGCCCGCAACGGTCTGGACGACGGGCTGCGCCGCCGCGGACGGGAACACAGCGTGTGCGAGTTCCGCACCGAGGACGGCCGCTTCCGGCTCGACTACCGCCACCTCGGCCGGGGCGAGCCCCACACCGTTTACCCCCAGCACGAACTCGTCGCCGACCTGCAGGACCGGTTCATCGACGCCGGGGGCACCGTCCTCTTCGACACCGAGGCCGTCGCCGTGGCCGACGCCGACGGCCCGACCCCGTCGGTGACCGTACGGGACGGCGACGGACGCCCCGTACGGTGGCGGGCCCGGTTCGTCGCCGCCTGCGACGGCCGCCACGGGGCCGGGCGGCGCTCGATCCCGCCCGGCACGGTCCACCGGCACCACCGCGACCACGGCGTGACCTGGCTGGGCCTGCTCGCCGAGGCCCCGCCGAGCCTGGACGCCGTGGGCTACGCGCTCCACCCCGGCGGATTCGCCGGACACATGGCCCGGTCCGCCGAGATCACCCGCTACTACCTCCAGTGCGAACGCGGGACCCGCGCCGACGCCTGGCCCGAGGAGCGGATCTGGGACGAACTCGCCCTGCGCCTGCGCGCGGCGGAGTACGGACCCCTGCGGCGCGGCCCCTTCCTCCAGCGGACCGTCCTCGACCTCGAATCCGACGTCCTCGAACCCCTGCGCCACGGTTCGCTGTTCCTGGTGGGTGACGCCGCCGCACTCATCAGCCCGTCCGCCGCCAAGGGCGCCAACCTCGCGGTGCTGGAGGCGGAGATCCTGGCCCACGCCCTGACCGACGCGCTCGTCCACGGCGACCCCGGACCGATCGACCGCTACTCGGAGCGGTGCCTGGTCCACATCTGGCGCGCCCAGGAGTTCTCGCACTGGATGGTGCGCCTCCTCCACGACGCCTCGGACGCCGAAGGGGCCTCGCTCTTCCAGGAGCGCCTGCGCCGGTCCCGGATCACCTCGCTGCGCACCTCGCCCACCCAGCAGGACTGGTTCGCCGACAACTACGTCGGCATCTGA
- a CDS encoding alpha/beta hydrolase — protein sequence MTHARALRSRRSAGRLLAPSSAGLAAALLVAGLLAAPAGARTTAGAAGTAAAGTATDPTPGAPTGTVARTVGDATFEPGPCPKTPEPIAALDDARCGTLTVPENRGKPDSRSIRLGVAIVPAATDEPKADPIVWLAGGPGDDAVGEAKLAIDGGLNRDRDVIFMSQRGTYSADPNLLCPDIDEFNARSVGLVYDAPATERLHVEATKACRDELTARGIDLSAYNDTESAADYEDLRKTLGIDKWNLYGISYGTHLALVYMRLHPEGLRSVGIDGILPPSRAGSAATWSSARQGFDGLFKACAQQPACNERYPNLSATFENLVRRLEAEPVTTTVTVPGSDKPVKVVLDGGALVNWMTSATHVAPQVPAALDELANGKPERIARQWAGGKLSPEAKGRIAHGLAYGVFCSAWTPYETQEQAVRGGQAAFPSFPPSVQAQAPQLPSLRPDCDVWNVPAAPRSIRDATRGDIPTLALSGGFDSQTGADNGAYVAGTLDNATAVTIPYEPHVVFATSKCAQEITASFFDDPQAPDTSCLKSLKAPEFEITPRSTGSP from the coding sequence ATGACCCACGCCCGTGCGCTCCGCAGCCGCCGCTCCGCCGGAAGGCTCCTGGCCCCCTCGTCGGCCGGACTGGCGGCCGCCCTCCTCGTCGCCGGCCTGCTCGCGGCACCCGCCGGGGCGCGGACCACCGCCGGCGCCGCCGGTACGGCTGCCGCCGGTACCGCCACCGACCCCACCCCGGGGGCGCCCACCGGTACCGTCGCCCGGACCGTGGGTGACGCCACCTTCGAACCGGGCCCCTGCCCGAAGACTCCGGAGCCCATCGCAGCCCTCGACGACGCCCGCTGCGGAACGCTCACCGTGCCCGAGAACCGCGGGAAGCCCGACAGCCGCTCGATCCGGCTCGGCGTGGCGATCGTGCCGGCGGCGACCGACGAGCCGAAGGCCGACCCGATCGTCTGGCTCGCGGGCGGTCCGGGGGACGACGCGGTGGGGGAGGCCAAGCTGGCGATCGACGGCGGCCTGAACCGCGACCGCGACGTGATCTTCATGTCCCAGCGCGGAACGTACTCGGCCGACCCGAACCTGCTGTGTCCCGACATCGACGAGTTCAACGCACGCTCGGTCGGCCTCGTCTACGACGCACCGGCCACCGAGCGCCTGCACGTCGAGGCCACGAAGGCCTGCCGCGACGAACTCACGGCCCGCGGGATCGATCTCAGCGCCTACAACGACACCGAGAGCGCCGCCGACTACGAGGACCTGCGCAAGACGCTGGGAATCGACAAGTGGAACCTCTACGGCATCTCCTACGGCACCCACCTGGCCCTGGTCTACATGCGCCTGCACCCCGAAGGGCTGCGGTCGGTGGGCATCGACGGCATCCTCCCGCCGTCCAGGGCCGGCTCGGCGGCGACCTGGAGCAGCGCCCGGCAGGGATTCGACGGCCTGTTCAAGGCCTGCGCGCAGCAGCCCGCCTGCAACGAGCGCTATCCGAACCTGTCGGCCACCTTCGAAAATCTCGTACGCCGACTCGAAGCCGAGCCCGTCACCACCACCGTCACCGTCCCCGGCAGCGACAAGCCCGTGAAGGTCGTGCTCGACGGCGGAGCACTGGTGAACTGGATGACCTCGGCCACCCACGTGGCGCCCCAGGTGCCCGCCGCCCTCGACGAACTGGCCAACGGCAAGCCGGAGCGGATCGCCCGGCAGTGGGCGGGCGGCAAGCTCAGCCCCGAGGCCAAGGGCAGGATCGCGCACGGTCTCGCCTATGGCGTGTTCTGCAGCGCGTGGACACCGTACGAGACCCAGGAGCAGGCGGTCCGGGGCGGCCAGGCGGCCTTCCCGTCCTTCCCGCCGTCCGTGCAGGCACAGGCGCCGCAGCTCCCCTCCCTCCGCCCGGACTGCGACGTCTGGAACGTCCCCGCGGCGCCGCGCTCCATCCGTGACGCCACGCGCGGCGACATTCCGACGCTCGCCCTGTCGGGCGGCTTCGACTCCCAGACCGGCGCGGACAACGGCGCGTACGTCGCCGGTACGCTGGACAACGCCACGGCCGTCACGATCCCCTACGAGCCGCACGTGGTGTTCGCGACGTCGAAGTGCGCGCAGGAGATCACCGCTTCGTTCTTCGACGACCCGCAGGCGCCCGACACGTCCTGCCTCAAGAGCCTGAAGGCACCCGAGTTCGAGATCACCCCCCGGTCCACCGGATCTCCCTGA